From Acidobacteriota bacterium, a single genomic window includes:
- a CDS encoding M23 family metallopeptidase — protein sequence MRFISFLCCSALVLGVGSCANSNSQSGNLIKADPKTVIAEKFAYPLGKSGTLTQAKDSNDEWYNAQDFGINDHLGEDWNKNSGGDTDCGEPVFAVANGRIVFAENAGPGWGNVVIVEHTLTDGKRVQSLYGHLQKILKTSGDVEIREKIGEVGNADGRYLCHLHFEIRTDDCPMWNEPGGGYSKENKGWIDPSDFIDRSEFRLQAARSRDRS from the coding sequence ATGAGATTCATAAGTTTTCTTTGCTGTTCAGCACTCGTCTTAGGGGTTGGATCCTGTGCGAATTCCAATTCGCAATCCGGCAACTTGATAAAGGCCGACCCCAAAACGGTTATCGCTGAAAAATTCGCCTATCCGCTCGGGAAATCGGGGACGCTGACGCAGGCAAAAGACTCAAATGACGAATGGTACAACGCTCAGGATTTCGGCATCAATGACCATCTCGGCGAAGATTGGAACAAGAACTCAGGCGGAGACACCGACTGCGGCGAGCCTGTTTTCGCGGTCGCGAACGGCCGGATCGTTTTCGCGGAAAACGCCGGACCGGGCTGGGGAAATGTTGTCATTGTTGAACATACGCTGACGGATGGGAAGCGCGTCCAATCGTTATACGGGCATTTGCAGAAAATTCTGAAAACGTCGGGCGACGTCGAAATCCGTGAAAAGATCGGCGAAGTCGGAAACGCCGACGGCCGCTATCTATGCCATCTTCACTTTGAAATTCGGACCGACGATTGTCCGATGTGGAACGAGCCCGGCGGCGGGTATTCAAAAGAAAACAAGGGCTGGATCGATCCGTCAGATTTTATCGACCGTTCGGAGTTCCGCCTTCAGGCGGCCCGCTCGCGAGATCGAAGTTGA
- a CDS encoding phosphoribosylanthranilate isomerase: MKPKIKICCISSSAEASLAIAAGASALGLVGPMPSGPGVITDEEIFAIARDVPPPIATFLLTSETRAADIVAHHRRVQTNTIQIVDALENRAYQEIRAALPGIKLVQVIHVIDERSVDEACEIAPLVDSILLDSGNPNLSVKELGGTGRVHDWKLSRRIVEICGKPVFLAGGIGASNVREAFERVGPFGFDLCSSVRTDGRLDPRKLDEFFTSLEFRP; encoded by the coding sequence ATGAAGCCCAAGATCAAGATCTGCTGCATTTCAAGTTCCGCCGAAGCGTCGTTGGCGATCGCCGCCGGCGCTTCCGCGTTGGGTTTGGTCGGTCCGATGCCATCCGGCCCCGGCGTCATTACCGATGAGGAGATTTTCGCGATCGCACGTGACGTGCCGCCGCCGATCGCGACGTTTCTGCTGACCAGCGAAACACGCGCCGCGGATATCGTCGCGCATCACCGGCGAGTGCAGACGAACACGATTCAGATCGTCGACGCGCTCGAAAACCGCGCGTATCAAGAGATCCGCGCGGCGCTACCGGGTATTAAATTGGTTCAAGTCATTCACGTTATCGACGAACGCTCCGTCGATGAAGCCTGCGAGATCGCGCCGTTGGTCGATTCGATTCTGCTCGATTCGGGAAATCCCAATCTCTCTGTCAAGGAACTCGGCGGGACCGGGCGCGTGCACGACTGGAAACTGAGCCGGCGGATCGTCGAGATATGCGGTAAGCCCGTTTTTCTGGCCGGCGGGATCGGCGCTTCGAACGTGCGCGAGGCATTTGAGCGCGTCGGACCTTTCGGATTCGACCTCTGTTCGAGCGTCCGAACCGACGGAAGGCTCGACCCGCGGAAGTTGGACGAGTTTTTCACGAGTTTGGAGTTCCGTCCTTAG
- a CDS encoding alkane 1-monooxygenase: MGFKKLKYFAVIIFPAATLLAFLSSGFLTFLPAVLFFGFVPIFELFLSPDKRNSTADEKRRLESDRFFDWFLNALVAVQIGLLAVFLVTISNPTTVWGIDLIGRTVSMGMMCALLGINLGHELGHRTDRFQRFLGEVTLLTSLENQFLPYHNLGHHRNAATPGDPATGRRGETVYAFWFRSQFGSYWQAWQIEFNKQIKRGRWRFSIHNRMVCYTAAQITLLSGIWFVFGGTALIAFVAAAVIGKLLLETVNYIEHYGLLRERMPNGRYERVGPQHSWNSDHILGRAILLELSRHSDHHFRASRRYQVLDSLAESPQMPTGYPGMMIFALFPPLWFRYMDRRIDTMKAKIENLK; this comes from the coding sequence ATCGGATTTAAGAAGCTGAAGTATTTTGCCGTCATTATTTTTCCGGCGGCGACGCTCCTTGCGTTTTTATCGTCGGGGTTCCTGACGTTTTTGCCCGCTGTTCTCTTTTTCGGCTTTGTCCCGATCTTCGAACTGTTCCTGTCGCCGGATAAACGCAACTCAACGGCCGACGAAAAGCGCCGACTCGAATCGGACCGGTTTTTCGATTGGTTTCTCAATGCTCTGGTCGCCGTTCAGATCGGATTGTTGGCCGTGTTCCTCGTGACCATTTCGAATCCGACAACGGTTTGGGGTATTGATCTGATCGGACGGACGGTCTCGATGGGAATGATGTGCGCATTGCTCGGAATCAATCTCGGCCACGAGTTGGGACACCGGACGGATCGATTTCAGCGGTTTCTCGGTGAAGTCACCTTGCTGACGTCGCTCGAAAATCAGTTTCTCCCATATCACAATCTCGGCCATCACCGGAACGCGGCGACACCCGGCGACCCGGCGACCGGACGGCGTGGCGAGACGGTTTACGCGTTCTGGTTTCGTTCGCAATTCGGCAGTTATTGGCAGGCCTGGCAGATCGAATTCAATAAACAGATCAAACGCGGAAGGTGGCGATTTTCGATTCACAATCGGATGGTCTGCTACACGGCCGCGCAGATCACGCTGCTCTCCGGCATTTGGTTCGTTTTCGGCGGAACTGCATTGATTGCGTTCGTGGCCGCGGCCGTGATCGGAAAGTTGCTGCTTGAAACGGTTAACTACATCGAGCATTACGGACTGTTGAGAGAGCGTATGCCGAACGGCCGCTACGAAAGGGTCGGGCCGCAGCACTCCTGGAATTCGGATCACATCCTCGGCCGCGCGATCCTGCTCGAATTGTCACGCCACTCCGACCACCATTTTCGTGCGAGCCGCCGTTATCAGGTTCTTGACTCGCTCGCCGAGAGTCCGCAGATGCCGACCGGTTACCCGGGAATGATGATCTTCGCGTTGTTCCCGCCGCTCTGGTTTCGGTATATGGACCGAAGGATTGACACGATGAAAGCGAAGATCGAGAATCTCAAATAG